Proteins encoded within one genomic window of Thalassophryne amazonica chromosome 23, fThaAma1.1, whole genome shotgun sequence:
- the LOC117505492 gene encoding LOW QUALITY PROTEIN: low affinity immunoglobulin gamma Fc region receptor II-b-like (The sequence of the model RefSeq protein was modified relative to this genomic sequence to represent the inferred CDS: inserted 2 bases in 1 codon) yields MAMTPYCLLLSCLQISPDSSQFFRYDSISLSCDDPLNSTGWKVKRRTDSGVRPCGSGWGSVLSGSGCTIKDMYPSDSGVYWCESVDGQRSNAVNITVSDRSVILESPALRXVRGTQSDLRCRAESNSPHYKMFQFYKDGGLIGSSSSGNMTIRSVSKSDEGLYKCSIAGSKQSTASRLFVKASLPSSAEAPYSVSISRVVCHLAAGMPYLLSTVLLGLIYRDRKRAALVVTKRRNSDDVIMEVAETH; encoded by the exons ATGGCGATGACACCTTActgtctgctgctgt CCTGTCTTCAGATCAGTCCTGATAGTTCCCAGTTCTTCAGGTATGACTCCATTTCTCTGAGCTGTGATGATCCTCTGAACTCCACCGGTTGGAAGGTGAAGAGGAGAACAGACAGCGGGGTCAGACCCTGTGGGTCCGGCTGGGGCTCCGTCCTCTCGGGTTCTGGCTGTACCATCAAAGACATGTACCCGTCTGACAGCGGCGTGTACTGGTGTGAGTCTGTGGACGGCCAGCGCAGCAACGCTGTCAACATCACTGTCTCTG ATCGTTCTGTGATCTTGGAGAGTCCTGCCCTCCG TGTTAGAGGGACACAAAGTGATCTGCGCTGCAGAGCCGAGTCCAACTCGCCCCACTACAAGATGTTTCAGTTCTATAAAGATGGAGGCCTCATCGGGAGCAGCTCTTCAGGAAACATGACCATCCGCAGTGTTTCCAAATCCGATGAAGGACTTTATAAATGTAGCATCGCAGGATCCAAGCAGTCAACGGCCAGTCGGCTCTTTGTCAAAG CTTCACTCCCATCTTCAGCTGAAGCACCATATTCAGTTTCCATCTCCAGAGTAGTGTGTCACCTGGCAGCAGGAATGCCGTACCTCCTGTCCACTGTTCTACTGGGACTCATCTACAGGGACCGGAAGAGAG CAGCTCTAGTGGTCACAAAGAGAAGAAACAGCGATGATGTCATCATGGAAGTAGCGGAAACTCATTAG